One window of the Rosa rugosa chromosome 3, drRosRugo1.1, whole genome shotgun sequence genome contains the following:
- the LOC133735898 gene encoding cell division cycle protein 48 homolog, with translation MTNQREGTNKRDFSTAILDRKKAPNRLVVDEAVVDDNSTIQLCPETMEKLQLFRGDTVLIKGKKHTDTICIALADDTCEEPKIRMNKVVRNNLRVRLGDVVSIHQCADVKYGNRVHILPIDDTIEGITGNLFDAYLKPYFREAYRPVRKGDLFLVRGGMRSVEFKVVETDPPEYCVVAPDTEIFCEGEPVRRDDEERLDEVGYDDIGGVRKQMAQIRELVELPLRHPQLFKSIGVKPPKGILLYGPPGTGKTLIARAVANETGAFFFCINGPEIMSKMAGESESNLRKAFEEAEKNAPSIIFIDEIDSIAPKREKTNGEIERRIVSQLLTLMDGLKSRAHVIVMAATNRPNSIDPALRRFGRFDREIDIGVPDEVGRLEVLHIHTKNMKLAEDVDLERVAKDTHGYVGADLAALSTEAALQCIREKMDVIDLEDETIDAEVLNSMAVTNEHFQTALGTSNPSALRETVVEVPNVTWDAIGGLENVKRELQETVQYPVEHPEKFEKFGMSPSKGVLFYGPPGCGKTLLAKAIANECQANFISIKGPELLTMWFGESEANVREIFDKARASAPCVLFFDELDSIATKRGSSAGDSGGADRVLNQLLTEMDGVSAKKTVFIIGATNRPDIIDPALLRPGRLDQLLYIPLPDEESRYQIFKSCLRKSPVSKYVDLSALAKHTPGFSGADITEICQRACKYAIRDNIEKDIERERRRSENPEIMEDDENEVAEITAAHFEESMKYARRSVSDADILKYQAFATTLHQARGFGADEFRFPSGSGAAVGSDPFATTNAGEADEDLYD, from the coding sequence ATGACGAACCAACGTGAAGGAACAAATAAGAGGGACTTCAGCACCGCGATTCTGGACCGCAAGAAGGCTCCAAATCGCCTTGTTGTTGATGAAGCTGTGGTGGATGACAACTCCACCATCCAACTCTGCCCGGAGACCATGGAGAAGCTCCAGCTCTTTCGTGGCGACACAGTCTTGATCAAGGGAAAGAAGCATACAGACACAATCTGTATTGCTCTTGCTGATGACACCTGTGAAGAACCAAAGATAAGGATGAACAAGGTTGTGAGGAACAACCTTAGGGTTAGGCTTGGTGATGTTGTTTCCATTCACCAATGCGCTGATGTCAAGTATGGAAACCGTGTCCACATTCTTCCTATAGATGACACAATCGAAGGGATCACTGGAAATCTGTTTGATGCCTACTTGAAGCCTTATTTCCGGGAAGCCTACCGCCCGGTGAGGAAAGGCGATCTTTTCCTAGTGAGAGGAGGAATGAGGAGTGTGGAGTTCAAGGTTGTTGAGACTGATCCTCCTGAGTATTGTGTGGTTGCTCCAGACACTGAAATTTTCTGCGAGGGAGAACCTGTTAGAAGGGACGATGAGGAAAGATTAGATGAGGTAGGGTATGATGATATTGGTGGAGTTAGGAAACAGATGGCTCAGATTCGCGAATTGGTTGAGCTGCCTCTGAGGCATCCTCAGCTGTTTAAATCAATAGGTGTCAAACCACCAAAGGGTATTCTGCTCTATGGTCCTCCTGGAACTGGAAAgactctaattgcaagagctgTTGCTAATGAAACTGGGGCCTTCTTTTTCTGTATCAATGGACCAGAAATCATGTCCAAGATGGCTGGAGAGAGTGAGAGCAACCTCAGGAAAGCTTTTGAGGAAGCAGAGAAGAATGCACCATCAATCATATTTATTGATGAGATTGATTCCATTGCTCCCAAGAGAGAGAAGACTAATGGAGAAATTGAGAGGAGGATTGTTTCCCAGCTCTTGACACTTATGGATGGACTAAAGTCCCGAGCACATGTAATTGTAATGGCGGCTACTAATCGTCCAAACAGTATTGACCCGGCTCTTAGAAGGTTTGGAAGATTTGATAGGGAAATAGATATTGGTGTTCCAGATGAAGTTGGGCGCCTTGAGGTCCTCCACATTCATACCAAGAACATGAAGCTTGCTGAAGATGTCGATTTAGAAAGGGTTGCCAAGGACACTCACGGTTATGTTGGGGCTGATCTAGCTGCTTTATCAACTGAGGCTGCACTTCAATGCATCCGAGAAAAGATGGATGTGATTGACTTGGAAGATGAGACAATAGATGCTGAGGTACTTAACTCAATGGCGGTTACAAATGAGCACTTCCAAACCGCTCTTGGAACAAGCAACCCATCTGCTCTTCGTGAGACGGTTGTTGAAGTGCCCAATGTCACTTGGGATGCAATTGGAGGTCTGGAAAATGTTAAGAGAGAACTTCAAGAGACTGTTCAATATCCTGTTGAGCACCCGGAGAAATTTGAGAAATTCGGAATGTCACCCTCAAAGGGAGTTCTTTTCTATGGCCCTCCTGGATGCGGTAAAACTCTTCTGGCCAAGGCTATTGCCAATGAGTGTCAGGCAAACTTCATCAGTATCAAGGGACCTGAATTGCTAACCATGTGGTTTGGAGAGAGTGAGGCCAATGTCAGGGAAATATTTGACAAGGCTCGTGCATCTGCTCCATGTGTCCTCTTCTTCGATGAGCTTGATTCCATTGCTACTAAAAGGGGTAGTAGTGCAGGTGATTCTGGAGGTGCTGATAGGGTTTTGAACCAACTCCTTACAGAAATGGATGGAGTGTCTGCCAAGAAAACTGTGTTCATTATTGGGGCAACCAACAGACCTGACATTATAGACCCTGCACTTCTTCGACCAGGACGTCTGGATCAGTTGCTTTACATCCCTCTCCCTGATGAGGAATCTCGCTATCAAATATTCAAGTCTTGCTTGAGGAAATCTCCGGTTTCCAAATATGTGGACCTTAGTGCTCTTGCCAAGCACACACCAGGATTTAGTGGTGCTGATATCACAGAAATATGCCAGCGTGCTTGCAAATATGCCATTAGAGACAACATTGAGAAAGATATcgagagggagaggaggagaAGTGAGAATCCTGAGATTATGGAAGATGATGAGAATGAAGTAGCTGAGATCACTGCAGCTCATTTTGAGGAATCGATGAAGTATGCTCGCAGGAGCGTCAGTGATGCTGATATCCTCAAGTACCAGGCATTTGCGACTACATTGCACCAGGCAAGAGGGTTTGGAGCAGATGAGTTCAGGTTTCCCAGTGGTTCGGGTGCTGCTGTTGGATCTGATCCTTTTGCAACTACTAACGCTGGTGAAGCTGATGAAGATCTTTATGATTAG